A window of the Lolium perenne isolate Kyuss_39 unplaced genomic scaffold, Kyuss_2.0 unplaced23, whole genome shotgun sequence genome harbors these coding sequences:
- the LOC127326454 gene encoding uncharacterized protein: MATYKGFLLLFALLLAAALVIAAAEEKTQAKKEDPTADLQDYYRGGGGYPGRGDYPGRGGGGYPGRGGGGGYYPYPGRGGGGYPGRGGGGGYCRWGCCRRGYYGGCRCCGRFDEIPEPMYRPEAVVHH, translated from the exons ATGGCGACATACAAGGGTTTCCTGCTCCTGTTTGCTCTCCTGCTTGCTGCTGCTCTCGTCATCGCCGCGGCCGAAGAAAAAACTC AGGCCAAGAAGGAGGATCCCACGGCTGACTTGCAGGACTACTACCGCGGCGGTGGAGGCTACCCCGGACGTGGAGACTACCCCGGCCGCGGAGGAGGCGGTTATCCTggccgtggaggaggaggagggtacTACCCGTACCCTGGCCGCGGAGGAGGCGGCTACCCaggccgtggcggcggcggcgggtactGCCGGTGGGGCTGCTGCCGCCGCGGGTACTACGGCGGCTGCCGGTGCTGCGGCCGCTTCGACGAGATCCCGGAGCCCATGTACCGCCCTGAGGCGGTGGTGCACCACTAA